CAATCTCGGGCGTGTCCCCAATCGACCGAGGATAACATCATCAACACTGTGTCAACATCGCTCGTGTACGGTGTTTCTGTTCCGAGCTTCTCAGAATGAGGAATCGTTGTTGTTGCTGTGTCGGCGATTCTGCGAGTTCTGTGAAGATGGGGACAGAACTGCACCTGGGGGGTGGCGTCATGTCGCAATTGGGGGAACGGCTGCGTCAGAGTCGACGAGACCGGGGATGGACGCTGCGTCAGCTGGCAGAGCGCAGCGGGCTGTCGCCTTCTCACCTCTGCGGAATCGAGCGCGGAACGCAGCGCCCGTCGACGGGTGCGCTGGATCGCCTGGCCCTGGCTTTCGGTGTCTCGCTTGGCGCGATCACGCAAGGCATCTGGCGCCCTCGTCCTCGCGCACGCTGGTGCCTGCGCACCCGAGGCACTCGGCTGCGCCGTCTCTTCCGCTACAAGCGCCCACGCACACCAGAGAGCACGCTTGCGGTGCAGTGCCGGGAGGCAGGCTACTATCCCCTCGGCAAGGTCCTCATCGAGCGCGTTCGCGCCCAGCAGCGAAGAACCGCCTTCTGGACAGGTGTCCGGCACTTCATGCACGGTCAGAACGGGGCCGAGCAGATGGCCTCGCTCCATCTGCTTCAGCGCGCCGTCGATTTCGAGGAGATCGAGCCGCAGTACGTTCGCTTCCATCTCCCGGTGCTCCAAGAGCCTGGCCGACGCTGGATTGCGATGCTGCTCGAGCATGCGGGTTGCACGTTCCTGTTCTATCCACAGGTGACCGTGAAGGGCACCACGGGGCAGACGCCTACCCTCGACTTCGTCGTGCGAATCACCGACGGTGCGCAGTCGTGGACGGTGGACGTGGAGATTGATGGCCCTGGTCACGATCGGCAGCTGTTCAAGGATGCAGAGCGCGACGTCGTCGTGAACCTGCCCGTGCTCCGCGTACGTCTGCGCGAGCTCGATGACGAGCGCTTCGCAGAGCGGCTCCTCGAGCGGTTGATGAAGCTGCGATGATGGGGCGTCAGGGACGGTGGACGCTCGCAGCGCGGCAGGATTGAGCCTCTGTTCTGACGCCATCTGCACAGAACTCTCGCTCTCTCTGTGCCCGTGCCGTTCTGCAAACACGTTCTGCGAAACACAGCGCAGAACGCCAACGGGGGACCGGGGTGTCGGGCTGGGATCGGGGTGTCGGGCTGTCAGGGGCGCAGATCGACTTGCACGCCAAAGTGGTCTGAGGCATAGAGCCCGCTGCTGTCTGGGGTGTTGCAGACCAGCGCTGCGTACCGGGCTGGGTGGCGGCGTACGACCTCGCGGTCGCCGAGGATGAGGTCGATGCGCATGTCCGGATAGCTGTCGCGGTACGGCGCCGTGTGCGGGTTGCGATTGTCCCACGTGGGCTCGCGTTCCGCGGGGAGGCCCGCGAGGAGGTCGCTGAACCGCGCGCGGAGAGGGGCGAGCTCAGGCGCCGTGAGCTCGCAGTTGAAATCGCCGCACAGCACGGTTCGCGCTGGAAGGTGCGCGGCGATCTCCGTGGCTTGCGCGTGACGGCTCGCGGAGTCTTCTGCGCGCCACGACAGATGGGTGTTCGCCACGGTAACGCCGTCGAGATGCACGGCGCACAGCCGTCTCGGGCGCTCCTCAAAGGGCGAGCGCGCTCGCAGCTCGAGCAACTCGGTAGACGGTGGAACTTGCAGGCGGTGCGCGGCATTCAATGCCACCGCACCGCGCTCCCGCGCTTCGCTTTTGCCACCGCTCGCATCGCTGCCACCGCTGCCACCGCTCGCACCGCTCGCATCGCTGCCACCGCTGACACCGCTCGCACCGCTCGCACCGCTCGCACCGCTCGCACCGCTGCCACCGCGCTCCCGCGCTTCCTCGCCACCGCTCGCGTCGCTGGCAGGCGGTGCGCCGCGCATTCCCGTGAACCACATCGATGCGCCCGGCTTCACCAGAATCGCCAGGCACGAGACCTCGAGGTCGGCCACCGCGATCTCGAGTCCGGTCGCACGCGCCAGCCCGCGCAATGCGTCTCGTTCGTCGATCTCCTGCAGGCACAGCACGTCTGGCGCGAGGGTTGCCAGCTGCTGCTGTGCGAGGCGCAGCCGTGCTTTCCATGGACCGCTGCGGCCCCACAGGTTCAGGGTCACGATTCGCATCGTTATCTTCGCTTTCGGCTCGATGAAGAGGTTCTGGCCTGATCCATCCGCCGTCGCCCAGGTTCGTCCTGCAGGGTCTTGCTCCGCGCGTCCGGCAGGGAACCGCTCAACCTGGGGTCGAATTGCAGGCGACCTCATGCTGCGACGACTTCTCTCCTACCTCTCGCCTCCCACTGAGGGCGGCGTCGTTGTGCTCACCCCGGAGCAGCGCACGGCCGTGCGCGCGCTCTACACGCCGAGCGTGCTCATGCTGGGCGGGTCGGCGGTGCTCATGCTTGCCGTCTACCTCGGCTATGTGCAATCGACCCTCTCCACGTTCACCACGTACGGCGAGAACGTGATGTTCAACTCGCTCTGCCTGGGGATTCTGGTGTGCTACGCCACCTTGCCGGCGCGGCGCGGTGAGCTGCGGTGGGTGGTGCCCCTCGGCATCGTGGGTGAGCTCATTCGCTTCGTGAACCACCCGTCGTGGTGGTCGTTCACCATGCGCCTGCAGACCTTTGGCTACGTCTCCGGGCTCATCACCCTCGTCTTCATCGGCTGGCGCGCGTGGCGCGCCGAGGGTGACGAGGCGCTGTGGGCGCGCGCCATGCTGCTGCTGTCGCTCATCATGTTCTTCTTCCCGAACGTGAGCTGGATGCTGCACACGATCGTCATCAACCACACGCCCACCCTCGTCGACGCCTACGCCTACACGGTCGATGGCGCCTTCGGCGTGCAGCCGGCCGCGCAGGCCGCGCTGCTGGTGAAGAGCAGCACCTTCATGTGGTATCTCACGTTCTACGTCTACAACGAGCTGCCGCTCTTCATGATCATCGCCGTGCTGCTCTCGCTTCGCTGGCCGCGCGCCTGCTACGGCCAGCTGATGCTCCACATGACCCTCATCGGGCTGGTCGGCTTCATCTGCTACAAGATGGTGCCCATGAAGGGCATCGATCTGTTCGTGGGCGA
This genomic stretch from Pseudomonadota bacterium harbors:
- a CDS encoding helix-turn-helix domain-containing protein; translated protein: MRNRCCCCVGDSASSVKMGTELHLGGGVMSQLGERLRQSRRDRGWTLRQLAERSGLSPSHLCGIERGTQRPSTGALDRLALAFGVSLGAITQGIWRPRPRARWCLRTRGTRLRRLFRYKRPRTPESTLAVQCREAGYYPLGKVLIERVRAQQRRTAFWTGVRHFMHGQNGAEQMASLHLLQRAVDFEEIEPQYVRFHLPVLQEPGRRWIAMLLEHAGCTFLFYPQVTVKGTTGQTPTLDFVVRITDGAQSWTVDVEIDGPGHDRQLFKDAERDVVVNLPVLRVRLRELDDERFAERLLERLMKLR